One genomic region from Sphingobacterium multivorum encodes:
- a CDS encoding BlaI/MecI/CopY family transcriptional regulator: MNKLSATEEQLMGYIWDMKKAFMKDLMEAYPEPKPAPTTVATLLKRMTEKGAISYVLYGNSREYYPLIDKDNYYLAHVNDIVETYFDNSALKFASFFTKQSQLSKEQLEELKNIIDSEIKNKET, from the coding sequence ATGAATAAATTATCAGCTACGGAAGAACAATTGATGGGCTACATCTGGGACATGAAAAAAGCTTTTATGAAAGATCTAATGGAAGCGTATCCTGAACCTAAACCGGCGCCAACAACTGTTGCTACATTATTGAAGAGAATGACTGAAAAGGGGGCAATATCTTATGTGCTTTATGGAAATTCGAGAGAGTATTATCCATTAATCGATAAAGACAACTATTACTTAGCACATGTAAATGATATTGTAGAAACTTACTTCGACAATTCAGCATTAAAATTTGCATCTTTTTTCACTAAACAATCTCAGCTGAGCAAAGAGCAATTGGAGGAACTGAAAAATATAATTGATTCCGAAATTAAAAACAAAGAGACATGA
- a CDS encoding 2,3-bisphosphoglycerate-dependent phosphoglycerate mutase → MTKLFLVRHGQSQWNLENRFTGWQDIDITELGQQEARQAGLALANERIDIAYTSALIRAQHTLEIILHEMGNPPIPIVINAALNERGYGQLEGLNKAETAQKYGAEQVHIWRRSFDVPPPGGESLKDTYERVIPYYEHFITPKLKEGKNVLVVAHGNSLRALIMFLEHLSPEQILEREIATGQPIEYQVEG, encoded by the coding sequence ATGACAAAACTTTTTTTAGTACGGCATGGACAATCGCAATGGAATTTGGAAAATCGCTTTACGGGTTGGCAAGATATTGATATTACCGAATTGGGACAACAGGAAGCTCGGCAGGCGGGACTAGCTTTGGCAAATGAACGAATTGATATCGCTTATACTTCAGCGCTTATAAGAGCGCAACATACTTTGGAAATTATTTTGCATGAAATGGGCAATCCTCCCATCCCTATTGTTATAAATGCTGCTTTAAATGAGCGCGGTTATGGACAACTTGAGGGCTTGAATAAGGCTGAAACGGCCCAAAAATATGGTGCCGAACAAGTGCATATCTGGCGTAGGTCTTTTGATGTTCCGCCACCAGGAGGGGAGAGTCTTAAAGATACATACGAACGTGTTATTCCATATTATGAACATTTTATAACACCTAAACTGAAAGAAGGCAAAAATGTACTTGTTGTTGCGCATGGCAATAGCCTTAGGGCACTGATTATGTTTTTGGAACATCTTTCTCCGGAACAAATATTGGAACGGGAGATTGCTACCGGACAACCGATCGAATATCAGGTTGAGGGATAG